A portion of the Myxococcaceae bacterium JPH2 genome contains these proteins:
- a CDS encoding FAD-dependent monooxygenase codes for MSHPTVLISGAGIAGPTLAYWLARRGFRPTVVERGAALRSSGSPVDVRGPAVAVAEQMGLMPRLRDAATQVSALSFIDGSGHEVGRVNLRALQRASGSREVELPRGDLATILYQASQDSAEFLFGDSITGLSQDAHGVDVTLGQAGARRFDLVIGADGLHSAVRRLAFGPESDFVRHMGIFIATLPLERPLDDAREVILYNTPGRAISLHPSRGKALAAFMFRAPLEEGFDHRDTPQHKRLLTDAFSDDTWRVPELRRSIQATSELYFDSVSQVRLSQWANGRIALLGDAASCISLFGDGSSLAMAGAFTLAKALAAHPSDHRLAFRQYEADHRTWVAPKQRNSTLAASLLVPATGYGIRARNLATRLWPVAAAAGCLSRNLTDVRARVQECAG; via the coding sequence ATGAGCCACCCGACCGTATTGATCTCCGGAGCAGGCATCGCAGGGCCCACGCTGGCGTACTGGCTGGCACGGCGCGGCTTCCGTCCTACCGTGGTAGAGCGCGGCGCCGCGCTGCGCTCCAGTGGCAGCCCCGTGGACGTCCGAGGGCCCGCGGTGGCGGTGGCCGAGCAGATGGGCCTCATGCCCCGCCTGCGCGACGCGGCCACGCAGGTCTCGGCCTTGAGCTTCATCGATGGCTCGGGGCACGAGGTGGGCCGGGTCAACCTGCGGGCCCTCCAGCGCGCGAGCGGGAGCCGCGAGGTGGAGCTGCCTCGCGGCGATCTCGCCACCATCCTGTATCAGGCGAGCCAGGACTCGGCGGAGTTCCTCTTCGGCGACTCCATCACCGGGCTGAGCCAGGACGCGCACGGCGTGGACGTCACCCTCGGACAGGCCGGGGCGCGTCGGTTCGACCTGGTGATTGGCGCGGACGGCTTGCACTCGGCGGTGCGTCGTCTGGCCTTCGGTCCCGAGTCGGACTTCGTGCGGCACATGGGCATCTTCATCGCGACCCTGCCGCTGGAACGACCGCTCGACGATGCGCGAGAGGTCATCCTGTACAACACGCCGGGCCGGGCCATCTCCCTCCATCCGTCGCGAGGCAAGGCGCTGGCGGCGTTCATGTTCCGAGCCCCGCTCGAAGAGGGCTTTGACCACCGCGACACCCCCCAGCACAAGCGGTTGCTGACGGACGCGTTCTCGGACGACACGTGGCGAGTCCCCGAGCTGCGGCGGTCCATCCAAGCCACCTCCGAGCTCTACTTCGATTCCGTCAGCCAGGTGCGCTTGTCCCAGTGGGCCAACGGCCGCATCGCGCTGCTGGGAGACGCCGCGTCTTGCATCTCGCTGTTTGGCGACGGTTCCTCGCTGGCCATGGCTGGAGCCTTCACGCTGGCGAAGGCGCTGGCCGCGCATCCGAGCGACCACCGCCTGGCCTTCCGTCAGTACGAGGCCGACCACCGGACCTGGGTGGCGCCCAAGCAGCGCAACAGCACGCTGGCGGCCTCGCTGCTCGTCCCGGCCACGGGGTATGGAATCCGCGCGCGGAACCTGGCCACGCGCCTGTGGCCCGTGGCCGCCGCCGCCGGATGCCTGAGCCGCAACCTGACCGACGTTCGCGCTCGTGTGCAGGAGTGCGCAGGGTAG
- a CDS encoding iron-containing redox enzyme family protein, protein MQTQTQNQSGTQWVAVLDEEARGLVAAVDAHPDASRLFNGTIDTAGYIHYLIQTYHYARWSTPILGDAGVRLKRSGRNPELAELLIQKAGEERGHERWLLSDLKNLGCSRAQVEAATRSPAVDAYTGWNFFTSRSGVPTAVLGTAYVLEYLSQTRAGVGAARLLEVAAIPNIHKSVTFLRSHGELDGDHVDEMSRVLGGLTAPEDRAAILLSARVVRNLYPNIFRAEEEPVRYRLAG, encoded by the coding sequence GTGCAAACGCAGACGCAGAATCAGTCGGGGACGCAGTGGGTGGCGGTGCTGGACGAAGAGGCGCGAGGACTCGTGGCGGCCGTGGATGCGCATCCGGACGCCAGCCGCCTCTTCAATGGCACCATCGACACCGCGGGTTACATCCACTATCTCATCCAGACGTATCACTATGCCCGCTGGAGCACGCCGATCCTCGGTGATGCGGGCGTGCGGCTGAAGCGCTCGGGCCGGAACCCGGAGCTGGCGGAGCTGCTCATCCAGAAGGCGGGCGAGGAGCGGGGCCACGAGCGGTGGTTGCTGTCCGACCTGAAGAACCTGGGGTGCTCGCGAGCGCAGGTGGAGGCGGCGACGCGGAGCCCCGCGGTGGACGCCTACACCGGATGGAACTTCTTCACGTCACGCTCGGGCGTGCCCACGGCGGTCCTGGGGACCGCGTATGTGCTGGAGTACCTCTCGCAGACGCGGGCGGGAGTGGGGGCGGCGCGCTTGCTGGAGGTCGCGGCCATTCCCAACATCCACAAGTCGGTGACGTTCCTGCGCAGCCACGGGGAGCTCGACGGAGACCACGTGGACGAGATGTCGCGCGTGCTCGGAGGGCTGACGGCTCCGGAGGACCGGGCGGCCATCCTCCTCTCGGCGCGGGTCGTCCGGAACCTCTACCCGAACATCTTCCGCGCGGAGGAGGAGCCCGTCCGCTACCGACTCGCGGGATAG
- a CDS encoding DUF4011 domain-containing protein, translating to MNPNEAHLLKELQRQRTRLLDLSTSNRLLHFRHTARTSLRVVDELPGIIFERLSNHRVLTFLPIPEPARATPLQDSGVLTMKAVESPAASRQRLALQEAERLGIDTRFDLPLAPADEPASRKHHDRHLQTLFFPEELEAHLHKLQGLAQIAIQETGANLLHMVFGFLRWFEAADRHQEKPHSAPLLLMPVSLKRGPADARTQVHAYEVDYNEGESIELNLTLSEKLKQEFGIALPPFTPEEGLEAYFAKVNALLQEVRPGWGLERQVTVTLLSFGRLLMWRDLEPSRWPQTSPLLASPQVQTLLGARSEALPSGDATAGRAARRGEVYDLDTPALAAQLPPLIMDADSSQHSVLVDVLRGESLVVQGPPGTGKSQTITNLIGAALAAGKTVLFVTQKLAALEVVSRRLQEAGLGDFCLELHSHKTQKQQFMEDLRRRVGRRHAAVTSSTLGAQVSTAIGNLRAHTERLHKPFGALGVSPHDIFWKVGRAESELQAALAEVKDLRFATAETLSASTLDELREAVRGLAAQLAEIRRIAPLPSDHPWFGVTNPRLSERDCHQLIERVVAWEEAGLRLGKSVESFAPLTGVHLRDSALAADALVSTVQLLSAPPSESIPGLMPALLDTMRREALRSLLDAIESVQRKWTDLEAGWRPREDLTTAVLRTAESGVETCLRLFTPDTSLVTVGRARESVEQAVLAVASGAAFAEALTPGLGLEGPLRPPELQALARVVDAMAELDESTLEWREARWLPREAEDLLRSAASTCADLKEQSRALAVRFMPDLVPPLATLRAHAVAVATPPFIPWLSKGWRAARRDFRAMAHGVRPSRPTLIQAYNDLLAHHAARQRFEEDAALKDLLGTRFQGVETRFDRILAWVDVYRKVDALALPLGDAGAAFARAARELPASSWREALAKARVRGDDHLRARDVGTTVQAAATRMNLPNAPWNTDPASKTHASLEALQRHLDEVLGWARQGSAAPELSLSQLLARVRSLREACEAADQLVEHSAAAQLLGVAYQGRKTSTSGARRALQYADEVIAAPLPAGLADWLLREDTSRRHATLSACARDLATRLGDYRECASQTWSLAGMSPGTWEDAASEAPLTGTVKRLQRAKTRASTLPGWAAYQRQRHAVARLHGAEAFLERIDLRPSLAASQVGTAFEAVFFRSLAEAVLRDEPELDAFTGAMQTARREDFARLDAECIRQQGPSLARQLGRRHVPAGVHSTKVAGLTEIHLIQHELGKKQRHVPIRELVQRAGNALQALMPCFMMGPQSVSQYLPPGQLQFDLVVMDEASQLRPEDALGAIARGRQLVVVGDPEQLPPTSFFAQLEHEDSDSNDDAEGGQEARGPSLLDESESILVAAAQCFPMRMLRWHYRSRHPALIAFSNKEFYDGDLIVFPAPGMHLDGLGVHFRRVEDGLYESNRNEPEARAVVEAVKEHARTRPQESLLVVTLNSKQRDLIDEYVAAEEKKDKDLAAFLARWAHSPLPFEVKNLENVQGDERDAVFVSVTFGPDRERRFRKNFGPINQADGYRRLNVLFTRARCALTVFASFDPTDLELSESSPRGMRVLQRYLLEAQGAVVAHGVGSGRPPDSDFEVAVAKALADHHYEVVPQVGVAGYFIDLAIRHPLHPGRYILGVECDGARYHSSRSARDRDRLRDQVLMGLGWKLHRIWSTDWFRSPEESVARILERIETLLREEDAARLPPVVPEEAPAENQMRAVSV from the coding sequence ATGAATCCGAACGAGGCGCATCTGCTGAAGGAGCTTCAACGGCAGCGCACCCGGCTTCTGGACCTGAGCACATCCAACCGGCTCCTCCACTTCAGACACACCGCGAGGACGTCGCTGCGCGTGGTGGATGAGCTGCCCGGCATCATCTTCGAACGCCTGAGCAATCACCGTGTGCTCACGTTCCTGCCCATCCCCGAGCCCGCGCGCGCGACACCTCTCCAGGACTCCGGCGTGCTCACGATGAAGGCGGTCGAGTCACCCGCGGCCTCACGGCAACGCCTGGCCTTGCAAGAGGCCGAGCGCCTGGGCATCGACACCCGGTTCGACTTGCCGCTGGCGCCAGCGGATGAGCCCGCCTCGCGAAAGCACCACGACCGACACCTCCAGACGCTCTTCTTCCCCGAGGAGCTGGAGGCACACCTGCACAAGCTCCAAGGGCTCGCGCAGATCGCCATCCAGGAGACGGGAGCCAACCTGCTCCACATGGTCTTCGGATTCCTTCGGTGGTTCGAGGCCGCCGATCGCCACCAGGAGAAGCCTCACAGCGCACCCTTGCTGCTCATGCCCGTGAGCCTCAAGCGAGGACCCGCCGACGCGCGCACCCAGGTCCATGCCTACGAGGTGGACTACAACGAGGGCGAGTCCATCGAGCTGAACCTCACGCTCAGCGAGAAGCTGAAGCAGGAGTTCGGGATCGCGCTGCCCCCCTTCACGCCCGAGGAGGGACTGGAAGCCTATTTCGCAAAGGTGAATGCACTGCTCCAGGAAGTGCGCCCGGGCTGGGGCCTGGAACGACAAGTCACCGTGACGCTGTTGTCTTTCGGACGCCTCCTCATGTGGAGGGACCTGGAGCCCAGCCGCTGGCCCCAGACGAGCCCCTTGCTGGCCAGCCCTCAAGTGCAGACCCTGCTCGGAGCCCGAAGCGAAGCACTCCCCTCAGGAGATGCGACGGCGGGCCGCGCAGCGCGACGCGGCGAGGTCTATGACCTGGACACGCCCGCGCTCGCAGCGCAGCTCCCGCCCCTCATCATGGACGCGGACAGCAGTCAGCACAGCGTCCTGGTCGATGTACTGCGCGGCGAGAGCCTGGTCGTGCAGGGCCCGCCTGGCACCGGCAAGTCCCAGACCATCACCAATCTCATCGGCGCCGCGCTCGCCGCGGGAAAGACCGTGCTCTTCGTCACCCAGAAGCTGGCCGCGCTAGAGGTCGTGTCGCGGCGCCTTCAGGAGGCAGGCCTCGGGGACTTCTGTCTGGAGCTGCACAGCCACAAGACCCAGAAGCAACAGTTCATGGAGGACCTGCGCAGGCGCGTGGGACGCCGTCATGCCGCCGTGACGAGCAGCACCTTGGGAGCCCAGGTCTCGACTGCCATTGGCAACCTGCGAGCGCACACCGAGCGGCTCCACAAGCCCTTCGGGGCACTCGGCGTGTCTCCGCATGACATCTTCTGGAAGGTGGGGCGCGCCGAGTCGGAACTCCAGGCCGCGCTCGCGGAAGTGAAGGACCTCCGGTTCGCGACCGCGGAGACGCTGTCAGCCTCGACACTGGATGAGCTTCGCGAAGCGGTCCGTGGGCTCGCGGCGCAGTTGGCGGAGATTCGGCGGATCGCCCCACTGCCCTCGGACCATCCCTGGTTCGGCGTCACGAATCCTCGCCTCTCCGAGCGGGACTGCCATCAGCTCATCGAACGGGTGGTGGCCTGGGAGGAAGCCGGGCTGCGATTGGGGAAGAGCGTGGAGTCCTTCGCGCCGCTCACGGGCGTCCACCTGCGCGACAGCGCGCTCGCCGCGGATGCCCTGGTGTCCACGGTGCAGCTCCTCTCTGCGCCACCCAGCGAGAGCATCCCCGGGCTGATGCCGGCCCTCCTCGACACCATGAGACGAGAAGCGCTGCGCTCACTCCTCGATGCCATCGAGTCGGTGCAGCGGAAGTGGACGGACCTGGAAGCGGGCTGGCGCCCACGCGAGGACCTGACCACGGCGGTCCTGCGCACCGCGGAGTCAGGGGTCGAAACGTGCCTGCGCCTCTTCACGCCCGACACCTCCCTGGTCACCGTCGGACGTGCGCGTGAGTCCGTCGAGCAGGCCGTGCTGGCGGTGGCGTCGGGAGCGGCCTTCGCGGAGGCCCTCACGCCAGGACTCGGCCTGGAAGGGCCCCTGCGGCCTCCGGAGCTCCAGGCACTCGCCCGGGTCGTGGATGCGATGGCCGAGCTGGATGAGAGCACCCTCGAGTGGCGAGAGGCGCGGTGGCTCCCCCGTGAAGCGGAAGACCTGCTGCGGTCCGCGGCAAGCACGTGCGCGGACCTGAAGGAACAATCGCGGGCGCTCGCGGTCCGGTTCATGCCCGACCTCGTCCCGCCCCTGGCGACGCTGAGGGCGCATGCGGTCGCGGTCGCCACCCCGCCCTTCATCCCCTGGTTGTCGAAGGGCTGGCGTGCCGCGCGGCGCGATTTCCGAGCCATGGCCCATGGCGTCCGCCCGTCACGGCCCACGCTCATCCAGGCGTACAACGACTTGCTGGCCCACCACGCGGCAAGGCAGCGCTTCGAGGAGGATGCCGCGCTGAAGGACCTGCTGGGGACTCGATTCCAGGGCGTCGAGACCCGCTTCGATCGAATCCTCGCGTGGGTGGATGTCTATCGAAAGGTGGATGCCCTGGCGCTGCCGCTGGGGGACGCAGGCGCTGCGTTCGCCCGAGCGGCGAGGGAGCTGCCCGCGAGCTCTTGGCGCGAGGCCCTCGCCAAAGCCAGGGTGCGCGGCGACGACCATCTCCGGGCCCGGGACGTCGGCACGACGGTTCAAGCGGCGGCGACCCGCATGAATCTGCCCAACGCGCCGTGGAACACCGACCCTGCATCAAAGACGCACGCCAGCCTGGAAGCACTCCAGCGACATCTGGACGAAGTGCTGGGATGGGCACGCCAGGGAAGTGCGGCCCCTGAGCTGTCGCTGTCTCAGCTTCTCGCGCGGGTACGGAGCCTCCGGGAAGCCTGTGAAGCGGCGGACCAGTTGGTGGAGCACTCCGCGGCGGCGCAGCTCCTCGGCGTGGCGTATCAAGGCAGAAAGACCTCCACCTCCGGCGCTCGGCGTGCGTTGCAGTATGCCGATGAGGTCATCGCCGCGCCCCTTCCGGCGGGCCTGGCGGACTGGCTGCTCCGTGAGGACACCTCACGGCGACATGCGACGCTGAGCGCCTGTGCTCGCGACCTGGCAACGCGACTTGGCGACTACCGGGAGTGCGCGAGCCAGACGTGGAGTCTGGCCGGAATGTCCCCAGGGACCTGGGAAGACGCCGCCTCCGAGGCGCCACTCACCGGAACGGTGAAGCGGTTGCAACGTGCGAAGACCCGAGCGTCCACCCTTCCCGGCTGGGCCGCGTATCAGCGCCAGCGCCACGCGGTCGCACGCCTGCACGGGGCCGAAGCGTTCCTCGAGCGCATCGACTTGCGCCCCTCCCTCGCGGCGTCGCAGGTGGGCACCGCCTTCGAGGCCGTCTTCTTCCGCTCGTTGGCCGAGGCCGTGCTGCGAGACGAACCCGAACTCGACGCGTTCACCGGAGCCATGCAGACGGCCCGGAGAGAGGACTTCGCGCGACTGGACGCGGAATGCATCCGGCAACAAGGTCCGAGCCTCGCCCGTCAGCTCGGCCGCCGTCACGTCCCCGCTGGCGTGCATTCAACGAAGGTGGCGGGCCTGACGGAGATCCACCTCATCCAGCATGAGCTGGGCAAGAAGCAGCGCCACGTCCCCATTCGCGAGCTGGTCCAGCGCGCGGGCAATGCACTCCAGGCACTGATGCCCTGCTTCATGATGGGCCCGCAGTCCGTCTCCCAATACCTGCCTCCAGGCCAACTGCAGTTCGACCTCGTGGTGATGGACGAGGCCAGCCAGCTGCGTCCGGAGGACGCGCTCGGGGCCATCGCGCGCGGCAGGCAACTCGTCGTGGTGGGGGACCCGGAGCAGCTCCCGCCGACGAGCTTCTTTGCTCAGCTCGAACACGAGGACAGCGACTCGAACGACGACGCCGAGGGTGGACAGGAGGCACGCGGCCCCTCGCTGTTGGACGAGTCCGAGAGCATCCTCGTGGCGGCGGCGCAGTGCTTCCCCATGCGGATGCTGCGGTGGCACTACCGCTCCAGGCATCCGGCGCTCATCGCCTTCAGCAACAAGGAGTTCTACGACGGGGACCTGATTGTCTTCCCGGCACCCGGCATGCACCTGGACGGCCTGGGCGTCCACTTTCGCCGCGTGGAGGACGGACTCTATGAGTCCAACCGCAATGAGCCCGAGGCCCGCGCGGTCGTCGAGGCGGTGAAGGAGCACGCGCGCACCCGACCGCAAGAGAGCCTGCTGGTCGTCACGCTGAACTCGAAGCAGCGCGACCTCATCGACGAGTACGTGGCAGCGGAAGAGAAGAAGGACAAGGACCTCGCGGCCTTCTTGGCGCGCTGGGCCCACTCTCCCCTGCCCTTCGAGGTGAAGAACCTGGAGAACGTCCAGGGCGACGAGCGGGACGCGGTCTTCGTCTCGGTCACGTTCGGCCCAGATCGGGAGAGACGCTTCCGCAAGAACTTCGGGCCCATCAATCAAGCCGATGGTTACCGGCGATTGAACGTCCTCTTCACCCGCGCCCGGTGCGCCTTGACGGTGTTCGCGTCCTTCGACCCCACGGACCTCGAGTTGAGTGAGAGCAGTCCCCGGGGGATGCGCGTCCTGCAGAGGTATCTCCTCGAGGCGCAGGGCGCGGTGGTGGCGCATGGGGTTGGCAGCGGGCGACCTCCGGACTCGGACTTCGAGGTCGCTGTCGCGAAGGCACTCGCGGACCATCACTACGAGGTCGTGCCTCAGGTCGGTGTCGCGGGCTACTTCATCGACCTGGCCATCCGGCATCCCCTGCACCCGGGGCGCTACATCCTCGGCGTGGAGTGCGATGGCGCGCGGTATCACAGCTCACGCTCAGCCCGAGACCGCGACCGCCTGAGAGACCAGGTGTTGATGGGCTTGGGATGGAAGCTCCACCGCATCTGGTCCACGGACTGGTTCCGGTCCCCCGAGGAGAGCGTGGCGCGGATCCTCGAACGAATCGAGACCCTGCTCCGAGAGGAAGACGCGGCGAGATTGCCTCCCGTCGTCCCTGAAGAAGCTCCCGCGGAAAACCAGATGCGCGCGGTCAGTGTTTGA
- a CDS encoding GNAT family N-acetyltransferase, which yields MPCREWRWRVATTQRDLDDAARIRWSVFGGELGLLSGKASPSRREVTCFDTLDTTLHVNVYAGTEAVATVRLLLPNAEVAANAGGTTGLDMEQRLDLSSLFGPERVFAEPSRFCVLPQWRRSEALAWLQAGLYAESRRRGVTHWIGSANLETDSHDDARLSWRVAESKGWVSSRWRVEVPDPWQASTHPRSPFYTPDERAQAEQGRLEGLRLPKAPLLFAKKLGARFIAKPLYDAYFDWFTLPLIVTLDEVPAATLARFQALHPRVSPAV from the coding sequence ATGCCGTGCAGAGAATGGCGCTGGCGTGTTGCCACCACCCAGCGGGATTTGGATGACGCAGCCCGTATCCGCTGGTCGGTGTTTGGAGGAGAGCTGGGATTGCTGTCGGGCAAGGCATCCCCGTCGCGGCGCGAAGTGACGTGCTTCGACACGCTCGACACCACGTTGCATGTGAACGTCTACGCCGGCACCGAGGCCGTGGCGACCGTTCGACTGCTGCTGCCGAACGCGGAGGTGGCGGCCAACGCGGGAGGGACGACCGGCCTCGACATGGAGCAGCGCTTGGACCTCTCGAGCCTCTTCGGGCCAGAGCGGGTGTTCGCGGAGCCCTCGCGCTTCTGCGTGTTGCCGCAGTGGCGGCGCTCGGAGGCGCTCGCGTGGCTCCAGGCGGGGCTCTATGCCGAGAGTCGTCGGCGCGGGGTGACGCACTGGATTGGGTCCGCGAACCTGGAGACGGACTCGCACGACGACGCGCGGCTGTCCTGGCGGGTGGCCGAGTCCAAGGGCTGGGTGAGTTCTCGCTGGCGGGTCGAGGTGCCCGACCCGTGGCAGGCCTCGACGCATCCGCGCAGCCCCTTCTACACGCCCGACGAGCGAGCGCAGGCGGAGCAGGGGAGGCTGGAGGGGCTGCGGCTGCCCAAGGCGCCGTTGCTCTTCGCCAAGAAGCTGGGCGCGCGCTTCATCGCGAAGCCGCTCTACGACGCCTACTTCGACTGGTTCACGCTGCCGCTCATCGTCACGCTCGATGAGGTCCCGGCGGCGACCCTGGCTCGCTTCCAGGCGCTGCACCCCCGCGTGAGCCCCGCCGTCTAG
- a CDS encoding DUF4041 domain-containing protein — protein sequence MPMMLIGLGLLTLVLGGLWFQSRGRLQALQERFKPILDLEAERRRVAEELTKARADFDAALASEQKRVRDELAKARNEADSALASEQKRVATQLARAKADAEQAIAAEQTRAKAESDRIRDEAARTAQSATRAMEEAESRRKQATTDRNILEQSLARLKQELKALEEEAVLLSFGFYKPVYAFASVKEYEQRLDAVRERQKQMLKDKTAATCSTQWEVNGSKVEGKKQTDRTLKLMLRAFNGEADACVAKVTYKNVKAMEARIEKAAEAINGLVEIQQCVIAQRYVKLKVEELMLAYEYEEKVQQERDEQRRIREQMREEEAAHRELEKAKLEAEREARRDAEALERAKADYEQAKGSEQQKLLVRIAELERRVAEDMERQRAISQAQLTRTGHVYVISNIGSFGEGIFKLGMTRRLVPQDRIDELGDASVPFEFDVHAIIRTSDAPALENALHKTFANQRVNRINERKEFFRVSLEEIAEAVRKHHGDFEMTRLAEAAEYRKSLALLDEERRARGERAA from the coding sequence ATGCCCATGATGCTCATTGGACTCGGATTGCTGACACTTGTTCTCGGGGGACTGTGGTTCCAGTCTCGCGGTCGCCTCCAGGCCTTGCAGGAGCGGTTCAAGCCCATCCTGGACCTGGAAGCGGAGCGGCGCAGGGTCGCCGAGGAGTTGACGAAGGCCCGCGCGGATTTCGATGCGGCGTTGGCCTCGGAGCAGAAGCGCGTCCGTGACGAACTCGCGAAGGCGCGGAACGAGGCGGACAGCGCGCTCGCCTCGGAGCAGAAGCGCGTGGCGACCCAGCTCGCGCGAGCCAAGGCGGACGCGGAGCAGGCCATCGCCGCCGAGCAGACCCGGGCCAAGGCGGAGTCCGACCGCATTCGTGACGAAGCGGCTCGCACGGCGCAGAGCGCCACGCGCGCCATGGAAGAGGCCGAGTCTCGACGCAAGCAGGCCACCACCGACCGGAACATCCTGGAGCAGAGCCTCGCCCGGCTGAAGCAAGAGCTGAAGGCCTTGGAAGAGGAGGCCGTGCTGCTCTCGTTCGGCTTCTACAAGCCGGTCTATGCCTTTGCTTCGGTCAAGGAGTACGAGCAACGCCTGGATGCGGTCCGGGAGCGCCAGAAGCAGATGCTCAAGGACAAGACCGCCGCCACCTGCTCCACTCAGTGGGAAGTCAACGGCAGCAAGGTCGAAGGAAAGAAGCAGACCGACCGGACGCTGAAGCTGATGCTGCGCGCCTTCAATGGCGAAGCGGACGCATGCGTGGCGAAGGTGACCTACAAGAACGTGAAGGCCATGGAGGCGCGCATCGAGAAGGCCGCGGAGGCCATCAACGGGCTCGTGGAAATCCAACAGTGCGTCATCGCCCAGCGCTACGTGAAGCTGAAGGTCGAAGAGCTGATGCTCGCGTACGAGTACGAGGAGAAGGTGCAGCAGGAGCGCGACGAGCAGCGGCGCATCCGCGAGCAGATGCGCGAGGAAGAGGCCGCCCACCGCGAGCTGGAGAAGGCGAAGCTGGAGGCAGAGCGCGAAGCCCGGCGCGACGCCGAAGCCCTGGAGCGAGCCAAGGCGGACTACGAGCAGGCCAAGGGGTCCGAGCAGCAGAAGCTGCTCGTGCGCATCGCCGAGCTGGAGCGCCGCGTGGCCGAGGACATGGAGAGGCAGCGGGCCATCTCCCAGGCCCAGCTCACCCGAACCGGGCACGTCTACGTCATCTCCAACATCGGCTCCTTTGGAGAAGGCATCTTCAAGCTGGGCATGACCCGGCGGTTGGTGCCGCAGGACCGCATCGACGAGCTGGGAGACGCCTCGGTACCCTTCGAGTTCGACGTGCACGCCATCATCCGGACGTCGGATGCGCCCGCGCTGGAGAACGCCCTGCACAAGACCTTCGCGAACCAGCGCGTCAATCGCATCAATGAGCGCAAGGAGTTCTTCCGCGTCAGCCTGGAAGAGATTGCCGAGGCGGTGCGCAAACACCACGGCGACTTCGAGATGACCCGCCTCGCCGAAGCCGCGGAGTATCGCAAGTCCCTGGCGCTTCTCGACGAGGAGCGCAG
- a CDS encoding helix-turn-helix transcriptional regulator translates to MTHSAQEQVLRERVITTLHSSLSLTDSLEAAREPLLELIPADAFAMCLMRVSPELSFQWLVPGPPIPLMAEYASLSDHDFVRPPIFAQPNVVFRDPEMLTRKEYDHNLLYQRSRELGLGLEHVMAVLLPIGPGFVCAVALYRTRRRAFSAQCANKLSRLTATLGDAVRNCTDFEAYTTGARLLEGLYNHPDRAFLIVEPHRHEVARSQYATTLLERWFARSDFASSGLPCVLEDHLAALVGMPPDLRHGRDTWVILHDDVYRLVRFLELPAAEGPRQWALLMHEIPTSIPLPMEMRRKLTPQQAKIAEYVLRNWQVGAIAGELHISEYTVETHMREIRNRLGVDSRADLIYQAARLNRPV, encoded by the coding sequence ATGACGCATTCTGCCCAGGAGCAAGTGCTCCGGGAGCGGGTCATCACGACCCTCCACAGCTCGCTGTCCCTCACGGACTCGCTCGAAGCCGCGCGAGAGCCCCTGCTGGAGCTCATCCCGGCCGACGCCTTCGCCATGTGCCTCATGCGGGTCTCACCGGAGCTGAGCTTCCAGTGGCTCGTCCCGGGTCCGCCCATCCCTCTCATGGCGGAGTACGCCAGCCTGTCCGACCACGACTTCGTCCGGCCGCCCATCTTCGCGCAGCCCAACGTGGTCTTCCGCGATCCGGAGATGCTGACTCGCAAGGAGTACGACCACAACCTGCTCTACCAACGCAGCCGCGAGCTGGGTCTGGGCCTGGAGCACGTCATGGCCGTCCTGCTCCCCATTGGCCCCGGCTTCGTCTGCGCGGTCGCGCTCTACCGCACCCGGCGCCGCGCGTTCTCCGCGCAGTGTGCCAACAAGCTCTCCAGATTGACCGCGACGCTTGGGGATGCGGTGCGCAACTGCACGGACTTCGAGGCCTACACCACCGGCGCGCGCCTCCTGGAAGGGCTCTACAACCACCCAGACAGGGCGTTCCTCATCGTGGAGCCCCACCGGCATGAGGTGGCGCGTTCCCAATACGCGACCACCCTCCTGGAGCGCTGGTTCGCCCGGTCCGACTTCGCCTCCTCGGGACTTCCTTGCGTGCTCGAGGACCACCTGGCGGCCCTGGTTGGCATGCCTCCGGACCTGCGTCACGGCCGGGACACGTGGGTCATCCTCCATGACGATGTCTACCGCCTGGTCCGGTTCCTCGAGCTGCCCGCTGCCGAGGGCCCTCGGCAGTGGGCCCTCCTGATGCACGAGATCCCCACCTCCATCCCGCTCCCCATGGAGATGCGGCGCAAGCTCACACCTCAGCAAGCCAAGATTGCGGAGTACGTGCTCCGCAACTGGCAAGTTGGAGCCATCGCCGGGGAGCTGCACATCTCGGAGTACACCGTGGAGACCCACATGCGAGAGATTCGCAACCGGCTGGGAGTCGACAGCCGCGCGGACCTCATCTACCAGGCCGCGCGTCTCAACCGGCCTGTCTGA